A genomic stretch from Silurus meridionalis isolate SWU-2019-XX chromosome 1, ASM1480568v1, whole genome shotgun sequence includes:
- the ercc3 gene encoding LOW QUALITY PROTEIN: general transcription and DNA repair factor IIH helicase subunit XPB (The sequence of the model RefSeq protein was modified relative to this genomic sequence to represent the inferred CDS: inserted 2 bases in 1 codon) translates to MGKKEKGDREKRSKKRSYEDEDYEEDAPGAESQEAVPTAAGKQVDESSTKLDEYGAKDYRLQMLLKADHSSRPLWVAPDGHIFLEAFSPVYKYAQDFLVAIAEPVCRPIHVHEYKLTAYSLYAAVSVGLQTSDIIEYLQKLSKTSVPDGIIQFIKLCTVSYGKVKLVLKHNRYFVESAFPDVIQRLLQDPVIRDCRLRTAEGEEPELITEVISNKPAISKTQDNGGASTSQSADGQRGSSQVPEDIYSYYEQMDKEEEEEEETQTVSFEIRQEMIEELQKRCIQLEYPLLAEYDFRNDTVNPDINMDLKPTAVLRPYQEKSLRKMFGNGRARSGVIVLPCGAGKSLVGVTAACTVRKRCLVLGNSSVSVEQWKSQFKMWSTIDDSLICRFTSDAKDKPIGCSVAISTYSMLGHTTKRSWEAXRVMEWMRSQEWGLIILDEVHTIPARMFRRVLTIVQAHCKLGLTATLVREDDKIVDLNFLIGPKLYEANWMELQNNGYIAKVQCAEVWCPMSPEFYHEYVAIKTKKRILLYTMNPNKFRACQFLIRFHERRNDKIIVFADNVFALKEYAIRLNKPYIYGPTSQGERMQILQNFKHNPKINTIFISKVGDTSFDLPEANVLIQISSHGGSRRQEAQRLGRVLRAKKGMVAEEYNAYFYSLVSQDTQEMAYSTKRQRFLVDQGYSFKVITKLAGMEEEDLMFSTRDEQQQLLQKVLAATDLDAEDEVVTGEFGGKSQFSRRPGTMSSMSGADDAVYMEYHTSRGSKMAGIKNIHPLFKRFRK, encoded by the exons atggggaaaaaagaaaagggtgaCAGAG aGAAAAGGTCCAAAAAACGCTCTTATGAAGATGAGGATTATGAAGAGGACGCCCCTGGCGCAGAGTCACAGGAAGCCGTACCCACGGCGGCTGGAAAGCAGGTGGACGAATCCAGCACTAAACTGGACGAATATGGAGCAAAAGACTACAGATTACAGATGCTGCTGAAGGCAGATCATTCGTCTCGACCTCTGTGGGTG GCTCCTGATGGTCATATCTTCCTGGAGGCGTTTTCACCGGTCTATAAGTACGCTCAGGATTTCCTGGTGGCCATCGCCGAGCCGGTGTGCAGGCCCATCCACGTGCACGAGTATAAACTGACCGCCTACTCGCTGTATGCTGCTGTGAGCGTTGGCCTGCAGACCTCAGACATTATCGAGTACCTGCAGAAGCTTAGCAAGACGTCCGTCCCTGACGGCATCATTCAGTTCATTAAG TTGTGCACAGTGAGCTATGGGAAAGTCAAGCTGGTCCTGAAACATAACAG gtatttTGTAGAAAGCGCCTTTCCAGATGTGATCCAGCGACTGCTTCAGGACCCGGTGATTCGTGACTGTCGTCTGCGCACCGCTGAGGGGGAGGAGCCTGAGCTCATAACGGAGGTCATCTCTAACAAACCTGCA ATCTCTAAGACTCAAGATAACGGTGGCGCTTCGACGTCTCAGTCGGCGGACGGACAACGCGGGAGTTCCCAGGTCCCAGAGGACATCTACAGCTATTATGAACAGATGGacaaagaggaggaggaagaggaggagacgCAGACGGTCTCTTTCGAGATCCGCCAG GAGATGATCGAGGAGCTGCAGAAGCGCTGTATCCAGCTGGAGTACCCTCTGTTAGCCGAGTACGACTTCCGCAACGACACCGTAAACCCCGACATCAACATGGACCTGAAGCCCACCGCCGTGCTCAGGCCCTATCAGGAAAAGAGCCTGCGCAAGATGTTCGGCAACGGTCGAGCTCGCTCCGGCGTGATCGTCCTGCCATGCG GAGCAGGGAAGTCTCTGGTGGGAGTCACGGCAGCCTGCACTGTGCGTAAGCGTTGCCTGGTGTTGGGGAACTCCTCCGTCTCGGTGGAACAGTGGAAATCCCAGTTTAAGATGTGGTCCACCATCGACGACTCGCTGATCTGCCGATTCACTTCAGACGCCAAGGACAAGCCCATCGGCTGCTCGGTGGCCATCAGTACATACTCCATGCTGGGCCACACCACCAAGCGCTCTTGGGAGGC GAGAGTAATGGAGTGGATGCGCAGCCAGGAGTGGGGGCTCATCATCCTCGACGAGGTCCACACAATCCCAG cgaGGATGTTCAGGCGTGTTCTGACCATAGTCCAGGCCCACTGTAAGCTGGGTTTGACAGCGACCCTGGTCCGAGAAGACGATAAAATCGTTGATCTCAACTTCCTGATTGGACCCAAATTGTACGAGGCCAACTGGATGGAGCTGCAGAATAACGGCTACATTGCTAAAGTGCAGTGTGCtgag GTGTGGTGTCCGATGTCCCCGGAGTTTTATCACGAGTACGTGGCTATAAAGACGAAGAAACGGATCCTGCTTTACACCATGAACCCCAACAAGTTCCGTGCCTGCCAGTTCCTCATCCGCTTCCACGAGAGACGCAACGACAAGATCATCGTCTTTGCCGACAACGTCTTCGCGCTCAAAGAATACGCCATCCGCCTTAACAA ACCGTACATTTACGGACCCACGTCACAAGGGGAGCGAATGCAGATCCTCCAGAATTTCAAGCACAACCCAAAAATCAACACCATTTTCATCTCCAAG GTAGGAGACACGTCCTTCGACCTGCCTGAGGCAAACGTTTTGATTCAGATCTCATCTCACGGCGGATCCCGTCGTCAAGAGGCTCAGCGACTGGGCAGAGTTTTGCGTGCCAAGAAAG GAATGGTTGCTGAGGAATACAACGCCTATTTCTACTCATTAGTGTCTCAGGACACACAGGAAATGGCCTATTCGACAAAGAGACAGCGCTTCCTGGTGGACCAGGGATACAGTTTTAAG GTGATCACCAAGCTGgcaggaatggaggaggaggactTGATGTTCTCTACACGTGACGAACAGCAGCAGTTACTGCAGAAAGTTCTAGCAGCGACTGACCTGGATGCAGAGGACGAGGTGGTGACCGGAGAGTTCGGAGGAAAATCTCag TTTTCTCGCCGGCCCGGTACCATGAGCTCCATGTCAGGGGCAGACGACGCCGTCTACATGGAGTACCACACGTCACGCGGCAGCAAGATGGCGGGCATTAAGAACATTCACCCTCTCTTTAAACGCTTCCGGAAGTGA
- the LOC124393172 gene encoding cytochrome P450 27C1 encodes MALRKALLHVSRHSAQHDTSARGLLQPRALHTSTVPEETARAAAVNAEGELKHAGRVKSLREMPGPSAIGNLIEFFYRDGFSRIHEIQLEHSQKYGKIFKSRFGPQLVVSIADRDLVAQVLRAEGVAPQRANMESWKEYRDMRRRATGLISAEADEWLKMRSVLRQLILRPRDVAVFSDDVNKVVSDLVVKVRKLRSQQPDGLTVLNVNDLFFKFAMEGVASILYEARLGCLQDEIPKMSQEYIEALHLMFSSFKTTMYAGAIPKWLRPIIPKPWEEFCLSWDGLFKFSQIHVDRKLAEIKQKLERGEEVKGGLLTHMLVTKEMNLEEIYANMTEMLLAGVDTTSFTLSWSTYLLAKHPSVQQRISEELSRVLGGRVPTADDVPQLPLIKGLVKETLRLYPVLPGNGRITQDDLIVGGYFIPKGTQLALCHYSTSMDEETFPNAEEFRPERWLRKDSSDRVENFGSIPFGYGIRSCIGKRIAELEMYLSLIQLLQKFRIEMTPLTGDVQAKTHGLLCPAAPIDVCFIDRV; translated from the exons ATGGCTCTCCGGAAAGCTCTTCTTCATGTCAGCCGTCACTCCGCGCAGCACGACACGAGCGCGCGGGGTTTGCTGCAGCCTCGCGCGCTGCACACTTCCACGGTGCCCGAGGAAACCGCGCGAGCCGCCGCCGTAAACGCCGAGGGCGAGCTGAAGCACGCGGGTCGTGTGAAGAGCCTGAGGGAAATGCCTGGTCCCAGCGCCATCGGGAACCTCATCGAGTTCTTCTACAGAGATGGCTTCAGCCGCATCCACGAGATCCAG CTGGAGCACAGTCAGAAGTATGGAAAGATCTTTAAATCAAGGTTTGGGCCGCAGCTGGTCGTGTCCATAGCAGATCGAGATTTGGTGGCGCAAGTGCTCAGGGCTGAAGGTGTAGCACCTCAGAGAGCCAACATGGAGTCATGGAAAGAGTACAGAGACATGAGAAGACGCGCCACTGGCCTCATCTCGGC TGAGGCCGATGAGTGGCTGAAGATGCGCAGTGTGCTGCGGCAGCTCATCCTGCGTCCGCGTGACGTGGCCGTATTCTCAGACGACGTTAACAAAGTGGTTTCAGACCTGGTAGTAAAAGTGCGCAAACTGCGCAGCCAGCAACCTGACGGACTTACAGTCCTCAACGTCAACGACCTGTTCTTCAAATTCGCCATGGAAG GTGTGGCGTCCATCTTATATGAGGCCCGTCTGGGCTGCCTGCAAGATGAGATTCCCAAGATGAGTCAGGAATACATCGAGGCCCTCCATCTCATGTTTAGCTCCTTCAAAACCACCATGTATGCTGGCGCCATCCCCAAATGGCTGCGACCCATCATTCCCAAACCGTGGGAGGAGTTCTGCCTATCCTGGGATGGCCTCTTCAAATTCA GTCAGATCCATGTTGACAGGAAGTTGGCAGAGATCAAGCAGAAGTTAGAGAGGGGAGAGGAGGTGAAAGGAGGTCTGCTGACTCACATGCTGGTCACCAAGGAAATGAATCTGGAGGAGATCTATGCCAACATGACTGAAATGCTCTTGGCTGGTGTGGACACG ACATCTTTCACATTATCATGGAGTACATACCTCCTGGCTAAGCATCCCAGTGTGCAACAGCGGATCTCAGAGGAACTGTCACGTGTACTGGGTGGACGAGTCCCGACTGCAGATGACGTCCCTCAGCTGCCGCTCATTAAGGGACTCGTCAAGGAGACTCTCAG GCTTTATCCTGTTCTTCCTGGAAATGGTCGAATCACTCAGGATGACCTCATCGTGGGAGGTTATTTCATCCCCAAAGGG ACGCAATTGGCGCTTTGTCATTACTCCACCTCCATGGACGAGGAGACGTTTCCCAACGCGGAAGAGTTCCGTCCCGAGCGTTGGCTCCGTAAAGACTCTTCGGATCGAGTGGAGAACTTTGGCTCCATTCCCTTTGGCTACGGCATCAGGAGCTGCATCGGCAAGAGGATAGCAGAACTTGAGATGTACTTGAGTCtcattcag CTCCTTCAGAAGTTCCGCATCGAGATGACTCCTCTCACAGGCGATGTCCAAGCCAAAACGCACGGCTTGTTGTGTCCTGCAGCTCCCATCGATGTCTGCTTTATCGACCGTGTATAA
- the map3k2 gene encoding mitogen-activated protein kinase kinase kinase 2, whose protein sequence is MDEQEVLNSIMQDLAELQRSNRSAMPDLGKPKASSPKNQNDVRVKFEYRGEKRILQFPRPLMLDDLSAKAKVAFGQTMDLHYTNNELVIPLSTQDDLDKAVELLDRSVHMKSLKILLVLPASSQNSLSGMNMLLTHEHLDNTDRKSILALMGSQSTDRSSPPPGYIPDALQQVARNGSFTSINSEGEFIPESMDQMLDPLSMSSPENSASGSCPSLDSPLDSESYPKSRMPRAQSYPDNHQDFPECDIPVFEKSGKGGTYPRRYPIPFGLQDYSDGRKTFPRARRTQGHGFRSPVSFSPTDQSPSTSSGSSIFSPELEEPGRRRRGSDIEPNPSTNPTLSVMDISPPSRSPRAPTNWRLGKLLGQGGFGRVFLCYDADTGRELAVKQVQFDPDSPETSKEVSALECEIQLLKNLFHERIVQYYGCLRDTHERTLSIFMEYMPGGSIKDQLKSYGALTENVTRKYTRQILEGVCYLHSNMIVHRDIKGANILRDSAGNVKLGDFGASRRLQTICLSGTGMKSVTGTPYWMSPEVISGEGYGRKADIWSVGCTVVEMLTQRPPWAEFEAMAAIFKIATQPTNPTLPAHVSDHCRDFLKRIFVETKQRPAAEDLLRHFFVH, encoded by the exons ATGG ACGAACAGGAGGTTTTGAACTCCATCATGCAGGACCTGGCCGAACTGCAACGCTCCAACAGGTCAGCAATGCCTGATCTGGGAAAACCCAAAGCCTCGTCTCCTAAGAACCAG AATGATGTTCGGGTGAAGTTTGAGTACCGAGGAGAGAAGAG GATCCTGCAGTTTCCTCGACCTCTCATGCTGGACGATCTGAGTGCCAAAGCTAAAGTGGCGTTCGGTCAAACGATGGATCTGCACTACACCAATAACGAG TTGGTGATTCCTTTGAGTACCCAAGATGATCTGGATAAAGCCGTTGAGCTGCTGGATCGTTCCGTCCACATGAAGAGTCTCAAGATTCTCCTGGTGCTTCCAGCATCTTCTCAG AACTCACTCTCTGGTATGAATATGTTGCTGACTCACGAGCATCTGGACAACACGGACAGGAAGAGCATTCTCGCTCTGATGG GATCTCAATCAACAGACCGCAGCTCTCCTCCTCCGGGCTACATCCCTGATGCTCTGCAGCAGGTGGCCAGAAACGGCTCGTTCACCAGCATCAACAGCGAAGGAGAGTTTATACCTGAGAGCATGGACCAG ATGCTGGATCCACTGTCCATGAGCAGCCCTGAGAATTCAGCTTCAGGCAGTTGTCCATCACTGGATAGTCCTCTTGACAG TGAAAGCTATCCGAAATCTCGTATGCCCCGAGCACAGAGTTACCCAGACAACCATCAGGACTTTCCGG AGTGTGACATACCAGTGTTTGAGAAGTCAGGTAAAGGTGGTACGTATCCACGGAGATACCCCATCCCTTTTGGTCTGCAGGACTACAGTGATG GGCGTAAGACGTTTCCGCGGGCACGGCGAACGCAGGGCCACGGCTTCCGCTCACCCGTGAGTTTCAGCCCGACAGATCAGAGCCCGAGCACGAGCAGCGGCAGCAGCATCTTCTCTCCTGAACTGGAAGAGCCAGGTCGCCGCCGCCGTGGCAGCGATATCGAGCCCAACCCCAGCACCAACCCAACACTCTCTGTTATGGACATCAGCCCGCCCAGTCGCT CTCCTCGTGCCCCCACTAACTGGCGCCTGGGGAAACTTCTTGGTCAGGGTGGATTCGGTCGGGTCTTCCTCTGTTACGACGCTGACACAGGCAGAGAACTCGCCGTCAAACAGGTCCAGTTTGATCCAGACAGCCCAGAGACCAGCAAG GAGGTGAGTGCATTGGAGTGTGAGATCCAGCTCCTGAAGAATCTTTTTCATGAGCGCATAGTCCAGTACTACGGCTGTCTGCGGGACACACATGAAAGAACTCTGTCTATCTTCATGGAATACATGCCTGGG GGATCAATTAAAGACCAACTCAAGTCATACGGCGCTCTGACAGAAAATGTCACGCGTAAATACACACGGCAGATCTTAGAAGGAGTGTGTTACCTTCACAGCAACATGATTGTCCACAGAGACATCAAAG GTGCAAACATCCTGAGAGATTCAGCTGGGAATGTAAAACTAGGTGACTTTGGAGCAAGTCGTCGGCTGCAGACTATTTGTCTGTCAGGAACGGGTATGAAGTCGGTGACGGGAACTCCGTACTGGATGAGCCCAGAGGTTATTAGTGGAGAGGGCTATGGCAGGAAAGCTGATATATG GAGTGTCGGCTGCACCGTAGTTGAAATGCTAACACAGCGGCCTCCTTGGGCAGAGTTCGAGGCGATGGCAGCCATCTTTAAAATCGCGACTCAGCCGACCAACCCTACACTCCCAGCTCACGTGTCTGACCACTGCCGCGACTTTCTTAAACGCATTTTTGTGGAAACAAAACAACGGCCAGCTGCTGAGGACTTATTACGGCATTTTTTTGTTCACTAA
- the si:ch211-113j14.1 gene encoding LOW QUALITY PROTEIN: sterol 26-hydroxylase, mitochondrial (The sequence of the model RefSeq protein was modified relative to this genomic sequence to represent the inferred CDS: inserted 1 base in 1 codon), which yields MSTCGALRALSLTAAHCRRSAAVQGLVVRSLKSQAGGLNLQPDANVHEKFKSMEELPGPSLSTTVYWLFGKGYADKSHALQVEHKRLYGPIWRSVFGPFDIVNVASAELISQVIRQEGRYPVRTDLPHWKEYREMRGQANGLHVGTGEEWHRMRKALNPKMLKLKEAFAYAPIIHDVVSDLLLRVEQLRLRSPDKSTVFDLASELYKFGFEGISSILFETRLGCLQEEIPTETLRFIKAANDMLTLSETVLFFPQWTRNIFPFWKRFIQAWDDLYDVAQNLIDRKVKQMDQKVQRGEELEGMYLTYLLSSNKLSLAEVYITITELLLGGVDTTSNTMSWTLYHLARDPEVQNRLYQEVVSVCPDRKHLSTEDLSRMPYLKAVIKETLRLYPVVSGNGRLTAENEVVVGGYWFPKQTQFHLCHYAASHDETEFPDAEAFIPERWLRGGPLHSQHHPYSSIPFGVGVRACLGKRVAELEMYFAISRLLQHYEVRPXDGAPTVHPKTRTLLIPSKPINLHFVPRT from the exons ATGAGCACGTGCGGAGCTCTACGGGCGCTCAGCCTCACAGCCGCACACTGCCGCAGATCCGCCGCGGTACAGGGGCTGGTGGTGAGGAGCCTGAAATCACAAGCAGGGGGCCTGAACCTGCAACCTGACGCAAATGTGCACGAGAAGTTCAAGAGCATGGAGGAGCTGCCCGGTCCCAGTCTCTCCACCACCGTGTACTGGCTCTTCGGGAAAGGATACGCAGATAAAAGTCACGCGTTACAG gTGGAGCACAAGCGCCTGTACGGGCCCATCTGGCGCTCAGTGTTTGGGCCATTTGACATTGTGAACGTGGCGTCAGCCGAGCTCATCTCACAGGTGATCCGTCAGGAGGGACGGTACCCAGTGCGCACTGACCTTCCTCACTGGAAAGAGTACCGGGAGATGAGGGGTCAGGCTAACGGGCTCCATGTTGG GACAGGTGAGGAGTGGCACAGAATGCGCAAAGCTCTGAATCCAAAAATGCTAAAGTTGAAGGAAGCGTTCGCATACGCTCCAATCATTCACGACGTGGTGTCGGATCTGCTGCTGAGAGTGGAGCAATTGCGTTTGCGCAGCCCGGACAAGAGCACCGTGTTCGACCTCGCCTCAGAACTGTATAAGTTCGGCTTTGAAG GGATTTCCTCCATCCTGTTCGAAACACGCTTGGGTTGCCTGCAGGAGGAAATTCCGACAGAAACCCTCCGCTTCATCAAGGCAGCTAATGACATGCTAACTTTGTCCGAGACTGTTCTGTTTTTCCCTCAGTGGACTCGGAATATATTCCCTTTCTGGAAAAGGTTCATCCAGGCCTGGGATGATCTCTACGATGTAG CACAGAATTTGATTGACAGGAAGGTGAAGCAGATGGACCAGAAGGTGCAGCGTGGAGAGGAGCTGGAAGGCATGTACCTTACTTACCTGTTATCAAGTAACAAACTCTCCCTGGCAGAGGTTTATATTACCATCACTGAGCTGCTGCTTGGAGGAGTCGAcacg aCATCTAACACCATGTCCTGGACTTTGTATCACCTGGCCCGTGATCCAGAGGTGCAGAATCGTCTCTATCAGGaggtggtgtctgtgtgtcctGACAGGAAGCATCTGAGCACTGAGGACTTGAGCAGAATGCCGTACCTTAAAGCTGTTATCAAGGAGACACTCAG ATTGTATCCTGTTGTGTCTGGTAATGGACGCCTCACTGCGGAAAATGAGGTTGTTGTAGGTGGTTACTGGTTCCCAAAGCAG acacagTTTCATCTGTGTCACTATGCTGCGAGTCACGATGAGACAGAATTTCCAGATGCAGAAGCTTTTATTCCAGAGCGCTGGCTGAGGGGAGGCCCATTGCATTCCCAACACCACCCTTACAGCTCCATCCCATTTGGAGTCGGGGTCAGGGCTTGTTTGGGGAAACGAGTGGCTGAACTGGAGATGTACTTTGCTATTTCTAGG CTGTTGCAGCACTATGAGGTGCGTC TTGATGGAGCTCCTACAGTCCACCCCAAAACTAGGACTCTCCTCATTCCTTCCAAACCCATAAACCTGCACTTTGTCCCCAGAACCTGA
- the LOC124392236 gene encoding LOW QUALITY PROTEIN: sterol 26-hydroxylase, mitochondrial-like (The sequence of the model RefSeq protein was modified relative to this genomic sequence to represent the inferred CDS: inserted 1 base in 1 codon), which translates to MFWTLYHLARDPEVQNRLYQEVVSVCPDRKLLSPEDLSRMPYLKAVIKETLRLYPVVAGNGHLAVENEVVVGGYWFPKQTQFHLCHYAASHDETEFPDAEAFIPERWLRGGPLYSQHHPYSSIPFGVGVRACLGKRVAEXEMYFAISRLLQHYEVRPLNGAPTVHPKTRTLLIPSKPINLHFVPRT; encoded by the exons ATGTTCTGGACTTTGTATCACCTGGCCCGTGATCCAGAGGTGCAGAATCGTCTCTATCAGGaggtggtgtctgtgtgtcctGACAGGAAGCTTCTGAGCCCTGAGGACTTGAGCAGAATGCCGTACCTTAAAGCTGTTATCAAGGAGACACTCAG ATTGTATCCTGTTGTGGCTGGTAATGGACACCTCGCTGTGGAAAATGAGGTGGTTGTAGGTGGTTACTGGTTCCCAAAGCAG acaCAGTTTCATCTGTGTCACTATGCTGCGAGTCACGATGAGACAGAGTTTCCAGATGCAGAAGCTTTTATTCCAGAGCGCTGGCTGAGGGGAGGCCCGTTGTATTCCCAACACCACCCTTACAGCTCCATCCCATTTGGAGTCGGGGTCAGGGCTTGTTTGGGGAAACGAGTGGCTG CTGAGATGTACTTTGCTATTTCTAGG CTGTTGCAGCACTATGAGGTGCGTCCCTTGAATGGCGCTCCTACAGTCCACCCCAAAACTAGGACTCTCCTCATTCCTTCCAAACCCATAAACCTGCACTTTGTCCCCCGAACCTGA